Part of the Rhodococcus sp. OK302 genome is shown below.
AAATAACCGGAAGGTTCCAGAGTGAAGCCAGGTTCAGTGCCTCGTGGAACGCGCCGATGTTCGCGGCGCCATCGCCAAAGTTGACGACAGCGACTTGACCGCTCCGCCGCATCTGGGCCGACAATCCCACGCCTACTGCGATCGGGATTGCGGAGCCGACAACACCGGTCGTCACGATCAGGCCGGACTTGACGTCCGTGATGTGCATCGGACCGCCTTTGCCTTTACAACTACCACTCGCTCGACCGAAAAATTCCGCCGTCAAGGTGCGCAGGGGAACACCTTTTGAAATTTGGTCATGCACGCCGCGGTACATCGTCAACACGTAGTCATCCGGTACCAGAACCGCATTGATAGCCGCCGGAATGATCTCCTGGCCACGCGCGGAGTAGTACATGCCACTGACCTTCCCGGCACTCATCGTCGCGCGGTATTTCTCGTCGTAAAGTTTGCATTTCGAGGCCGTCGTGAAGATGCGAACGAGGATATCCGCCTCTACCACGTGCTCATCCTCGGCAGCGATTTGAATCGTCATGCTGTCCTCCCTTTGCGCTGCCCCACGTATTTCGGCTGTCCGCTTCGAGAGTGGACGAGTGGGGACTTCATATCGGGTCATCTGGAAGTTATTTATCTCGTTCGGCTTTGCGGACACCGGGCTTTTTCACCACTACATCGCCGCGAATTTTCACCTGACAGGCGAGCCTGATTCTCTGCGGATTTATCCGTCGTCTCCGACCGGCGAGATCCCTGAGCATCTCTCTTTCCTGCTCTGTGTGCGGAGATACCTGATCGAGTCCTTCGACAACCTCGAATTGGCATGCCGTGCACTGTCCGACCCCGAAACACAATGTCGGCCAGTGATACTCCTCGCGCCACGCTGCCTGCATGAGGGATTCACCCGTCCGAACTTCGATGACATGGCCCGCTGGCTGAACGGTCATGTGGCCGGTAACGACGTCGTCCGGTGGCAACTTGCTCATCCGTTTTCCCTCACCACGCGGTCCCGTCATCGCGCTAGGTAGCGGTCGATCTCGTTCTGCATGCCGTAGATCATTTTTTCGAACCGAGGAGACATCGTTGTTTCGTGGAACGCACTGCTCCGATACCCAGCCTGCTGACGTGCAATGTTCTCGACGTCCTGACGCAGAACGAACGGCAGATCCTCCACCTCGAGCGGACCCTCCGCACGTGCCGGAGCCTGCTCCCCTTCAGCCTCTACCGGAATCTGCAGCGCAAAAACCTCGAAACGACACATATTCGGATCGGACCCGATC
Proteins encoded:
- a CDS encoding thiamine pyrophosphate-dependent dehydrogenase E1 component subunit alpha; amino-acid sequence: MTIQIAAEDEHVVEADILVRIFTTASKCKLYDEKYRATMSAGKVSGMYYSARGQEIIPAAINAVLVPDDYVLTMYRGVHDQISKGVPLRTLTAEFFGRASGSCKGKGGPMHITDVKSGLIVTTGVVGSAIPIAVGVGLSAQMRRSGQVAVVNFGDGAANIGAFHEALNLASLWNLPVIFVCQNNRYSEYTPYSEGTSVDQIAKRGAAYSMRSIHVDGNDAEAMYRAARTAIDAARAGEGPTLIEAVTYRFNGHLMGDAMEYMPKEELKAAIEADPVPRLRERIIASGHRTEAELAEIERQLQAEIDDAFEYAMAAPLPDIADLTTDVYGTEPR
- a CDS encoding 2Fe-2S iron-sulfur cluster-binding protein, coding for MSKLPPDDVVTGHMTVQPAGHVIEVRTGESLMQAAWREEYHWPTLCFGVGQCTACQFEVVEGLDQVSPHTEQEREMLRDLAGRRRRINPQRIRLACQVKIRGDVVVKKPGVRKAERDK